The Nicotiana tomentosiformis chromosome 9, ASM39032v3, whole genome shotgun sequence genome contains the following window.
aaaataaaaatttatccaAGCTTATCTAGTGTAAAGAACCTAATACATATTTTATATTGTACAATGTACACCATATATTCAAGTTTTACTCCGATAAACAACatctaccaaaaaaaaaaaacgttcactaaataatcctattttattatttaattatcgTAGTATAATCCTCGCATTGTAACCCTAGcatatcggaaacaacctctctatcttctcaaggtaggggtaaagtctgcgtgctcactaccctccccaaatccTACTTGGATttgttggtattgttgttgtaatCCTAGTATAACTAGTTCATAAGCCAAACGATCCCTTAAAAACTATCCCTTTACACGGAAGGTATCCAAGCTAGAAACTAGACACAACAAATAgtaaactaccaatcaaatgtaCATGTCAAATAATTAAAGTACAATTGTGCTCTCTTTCCAGAATAAATATACAAGACAGAACAACCTTTTACCATGAAATATTCAAATCTAAGAATCCAGCATTATCTCCAATAGAAGGATAAATATTCAATCTCCATTGCTAATTTCCAATCTTGCGAAAAATCAATTCCAAAATTCATGACAAAGAATGGAAAAAAATGATACGTTCTTCTAGACTACCATTCACTAGGTAAAGACAATATTATACTTTTCCTCATTCTGAAGTGTACATGTAACTGATAGGATACATAGAAATAAAGAATGTAAAGGCAAAATATAATTCATTGAAGTTGCAGGATCAACCCGTTTAGTTCCATGGATCATCCCACCCGCTCGGACCTTCTCGCTTGACGAAGCTCATTATGGCTTCAACAGCTTCAGCAACTCTGTTAGATAGAGAATGGTTCCCATGTTCAATTTCAACTTTTTCAGCACCACCCATTGCTCTACACAATCTGCACCAAGTTCAAAATGCATAGGCAACTATGGTCAAGTAACCGTGAGGACAAATGTATAAGAACAAGAACACACAAAAAGGTCTGCAAAAGGTTTTGTGCTTGCCTATCAACCAACGCTTTCTTATCAACATAATCTGGAACGTACTCGTCACCCATGGAAAATATAACCTGCAGAGAATAGGTGAGAATCAGAACCTGCCATTTTGTCCTTGTAAACAGATTGAAATTTCTAGGCCTATGTGGAAAATGTCAAAAGGGACATTTTATCCAGGAAATTCACCATGTCTGTTTCTTTCTTTTGCCATGTAACACGCTTAAAAAGTAACAAAAATTGCTCGGACCTAAACTAAAGTCTTTCTACAGAGTAAACTAAAAGGAAAATTAGCTTTTGAAAATTGAAGGGACTTTGTTCTCAACCTGACAAGGAGTGTTAGACATGTGCCCAAGTCTTTGCTTCAGCTGGTCATCACTAAAGTCAGAACTGAACAAGTCGTCCTCGCCATTGTATGCGCAAAGTGAGTGATATCTGTCAAAAACATCATTATTAGGAAGGCAACCATGTGTAGAAAAGAGTAAGCAAAGACTTGAGATTCCAAACAAGAAATCCAACTTCTTGTTCAGACCTCTATCATATCTATGATGGCCTTCTTTTCTGATATCGTATATGCCAGAGAATCCACTTATGCCTCAGTGGAAGAACTCCGCTAAAAGTTTCTGAAGGACCTCTTCATTGTGAGGCATTTTCCACGTCATCCTCAATATCTTGCCTTATTATAAAATTCCAGTTGAACGAATAGAAGGGAAAGGTGTCTTTATTGCAATTAATTCACGGTTTTTATTTGATAATTATTGTTCATTATCATAACTTCGTAATTGTAATAAACTAACTTGGAGCGTGCTTTTTAATGCATATAAttgacctttttttttctttttttctttttttcttttcaactaTGCTGTGACTATGCTTTTCCTGAGCCTAAGGTCTATCGGAAACCAACTCTCTACCTccacaaggtagggataaggtctccgtacatactaccctcccccgTGGGATTACACTGGATTTTTCGTAGTTGTTGTAGTTGACCTCCTTTGAATTAAGATTCAGTAGAAACCATGATCATGAAGTGGTAGAGTGCAGTATACGGGAAAGTAACTGGACTACACCATCGTCCTTACCTAAATGCAGTAATTGGGGCATCTGGATTTGCCTTCCTTGGCATTAACTCTGATTCACGACCTTCACTTATCATGTTTGAGGCCAAATCAATCATAGAAGCAGTATCAGGAAGAGTGGCTTTGTATTCTCGATCGCTAACTGGAGCCTGAAAAGCCAAAAGAACATTATGGTTGATGCTGAAAGCAGCACAATACCCAGATTACATAAAGTTGGCCGCATAATAGTAGCTATGAGAACACAGATACTATTCCAAACGCTGTCTCCATATTCACCACGCTTAAGACTGATCTCTCAAGATAAGATTACACTGCCAGCTTGATTCTCTCTCAGAAGAAAAGCACCTGAACTCTCATAATTGAATGTCAGTTAAACGCCAGTAACTGACCGCAACAATTATATTTTCCTCCTTCCCGTCTCACCATTATATTTtcatcacccccccccccccccacgcaCACACATACACATTAACTGCAAAACTCAAACAGCATATGACTTTGAAGACCGCCTTAACTCCATTCGAACTAAATGTAGGTCATTCACCAGTAACTGCAAGAGTCACATATCAGGTATGAAGTAATAAAGATATCTAAGAGGCAAAATCTTGTCCGTTTTACAAATTTCTCCTCACTAAAGAAAGACGGAGATTTGGATAAACCATTAGAGCTCAAAGGACCATATCCATTGCATGTGCTATCATGAGCATTGAGGTACAGTAAGTTAGCACATTCAGCTAAAATGGTAGGAAGCATGTACTGAACTTATTTGTATCAAAAGAGGCAACTTAAACTACAATTTTTAAGCAGGTATTACCTGCAATATGGCTGCACGTACTGCTCTGGAGCATGCAGCATTTGTGCGCATGTAATACACTATATCCTGTATACAAATGGAGAAAGTCAGTTTCCTCTATCCTCATGTTTCGTGCATAATGATATTACATGCTTTTTTTACTGGAGTAGCATCAAATGTTCGATTTGTCCATTCAATGAAATAAATACCTACCTGACAGCCAGTGCTGTGCCCAAGTAGTACCACACCTTCAGAATCTTCCTTGTTTATCAAGTAACTTATCAACCGATCAAGCTCCGTTGCGTCCTTTAGAAATTCACGGAGGTAGAAGGAAGTTAAGCTCACAAACACAAGCAAAAAGAGGAATAGCTCTAAACAAGCAGATCCAAAGGTTTATGCTCCCAAAACAGGAAACATTATTGAGTGTGGTAAATATATAAACGCAATATTTTGAATGCACAAGTGTTAGGACGTCAAACATAGACATAAGAACATGCTCTTTTGAAAACCAAAATGAAGACTAAAATAGGAAAATAATCATTAATACAAAAGCAGATCTGGGACACGACAATTTCACAAGAAATGAGGCTTGACATTTGTGTAAAACATATAGGGGCATGCAAGGTTTAACGTTTTATAGGTATATATATGACACCATAAATTGGTACAAAATCATTATTTTTTATGACGATGGTGTTCGGGCCAGCTTGTacacctcgactattccaccaggtacctgctacctcccaccagcacaggTACTAGGTAACTCCGCTTACCGAGGTTTAGGAAGATagaaagaaatcacctagtgaTTTTTGCCTCCGATGGGATTTGAACCTGAAACCTCGTGGTTCTCTTCCCACTTCATTGACCAATAGGCCACAACCTTGGGTGCTTGGTATAGAATCATATGTAAGCCTTGTGCTGTTGTAGATCATTcttccttctttcctttttttttttttttttggtggtgGGGAATGGGATAGAGGTTTGTTCTCATACCATTTATCCCAACCTTGTGTTCCCCCTCTTCCAAGAGGGCCTAATTTATAATTTATGATCTATTGTTCAAAAAATTGCCACTGACCAACATGCTGAATTTAATCATTTGAAGGAGAATAACATCTTTTGGTCAAGTTCCATGCACTTCTGAATGAGAGTATATAGAAGAACTGGCAGCAACCTTTCCAGTTATATGACAAGTATAGGAAAGTGAGGGTGATAGCCATGTTAAAGCACTAATTTAGATGAAGATGGAGCTGTATGGGGGTTTAAACAATCCAACAGGAATTTCCAATTAGTGTTCCTCAAACCTTAACAACTACAAACACCATTCCAACATTTTCAATTCATTAAAAACTTCAGCGAGTAAAGATCCCAAAGCAACTGCCTTAAAATCATTTGAAGCAAATCTTAGCTTAAGTTCCATGTCCGAGAGATATAGGAGTTATTATGTGATCTATTCCTTTTTCTCAAACATAATTTCTCTTTGATTTCCAGCCTTGCAAACAGAGTAAATTGTCTCTAGTCCAGCTCCTTCTATATCCTTTTGACCTTAAAACTGTGTCAAGCCCTTACCCATCATAAATCCTTTATGATTAAGGAACTTCAAACAAGTTTCGGTATCAAAACTTCTGAAAAACAAACCACGAGCAAATTTGCACTGAATTATGATGTCTTCCGGCTGTACAAGACATCCTTGAAATTGCACAAACTTAAGTTTTTCTGGAACAGGATTGCACAATTTAAGCTTTTCCTTCTTTAAAAGTCTTTATTGTTTTCAGGGGAAGGCATATATAAGAACATGTTTCTATGGACCTGCGTAAATGCAAGATGCTTTGttcaccgggctgccctttatttttcttctttctatgGCCTAAATGAGTTGAGAGAGATTGTAACATTTACCTTTCACAGTACATGATCAATGATGGAATAACCTAATAAGCATGTCAAGAATCTACATATCAGATCTAGTACTCTACATATCAGTGAGAACAGTTTGAATATACGTGGAAAGAGGAGGCAGAGATTTTTACTTTTCTCAAGCTTGACGTTCCATATCCACTATAAGATGATGAAAGTAGAAACTGAACCAATGACCATTTTTCTTTATCCAAAGCAATAGCCAGAGGCTCCAAGTAACTGCAATAATGGAGATCATCAAGTTTAATAACCACAAAAGACAAAAGAAGTAGAAAGGGCTATCAAGAGTATATTTGATGATTTTGCTGCTTGACGTGGGAGAGCTTTGTGGATTTAACGTCATTAACTTTCATTCTCTTTATTTTTGGTTCCTTTATCTTCTTTTTTGTGTGCGCGTTCAGCCTTGTAGAAAGGACTCCAACTCTTGTTCGAACCAATATAAGCATACAGATAAAATAATTTGTTATGTGTATTGCAGAACGGTCACTATTAACTATACCCtcagaaccccccccccccccccccaaaaaaaaaaaaaaaaaaaaagaagacaaagGCAGAACCACATTAGAAAAGGAAAAGTCAAAAGGACCAAGGGCAAGTAGCAGCAGATTTAAATACAGTTTTGGGGAATAGGTTGCAGAAAAAGAATTTCAAGGTAATCGCTGAGGACCTCAGTCCAATAAATTCATGATTATGGAAAATGCAAAATCTTCGACAAGTCATTTGAATTGAGCCAAGTCAAATAAGGAACAGTTCGAAAAGAaaatcattttttctttctttgataAGCCAGTTCGAAAAGAAAGATCTTCAATATATTTTGAACACCCTTAATCCAGACTATGAacaaaaaagtgaaaaaagaaaacaaaacatggAGAAGGGAATGAGAAAAGAGGAAGAGAGGGTAGATGGGTGAGAGGGATGTTTAAACCAATATAACAAGATACTTACTCAGTAGCTAAAAATCCATCCGTTAGTCCACCTATGAAAATGACCTGTTGTTTATAATCACCCGTTTTAAAAGCAACCTGCAAGAAATTGAAGGCATCATGTTAGAGAATTGAGTACATAAGAGTAAATGGCATTGGAAGTCCTTGAAGTTTTTGATTCTATAATTACTTgcttaaattgaaaatttttccCTCTGTTCCCTACACATTGTCTTTTAGCAAGCTGCCAAGCTTTAGGTGGAGAAGGGGAATGATCAGAATGTTTCTCCACTGTGCATTCTTCAATTTGACAGGCAATAGAAGGACAGAAACCTCTAACTTATTGAGAAAAGGGATTCGAGGAGAAAAATAGCAACATAAGGCAGTTTGGTTCTGTATTTTGTGTTTGATtgttttaggtttaattcttgatTGGTCATAATCTTCCCTCGAGTTATGATCTGTGTCCCTATATAAAAAACATGTTCCAGTCAAGATAATGTTTGATGGAAATAACACTCCACTGGCTAGAAGGACCAGTTATGAGCACAAATAAATGTTGAAGGATTAACGTGAGCAAATCCAGACTGCTTTAGAGACAGTGATTGAAAAAGCGAGAGCTTCGTCGCGACCCATCACTTTTCTGACCCTGAAGCGAATCGATTTACAAAAGCGAGCGCTTCAATA
Protein-coding sequences here:
- the LOC104102621 gene encoding UPF0613 protein PB24D3.06c isoform X2, with product MEEEEEMSSLLVAFKTGDYKQQVIFIGGLTDGFLATDYLEPLAIALDKEKWSLVQFLLSSSYSGYGTSSLRKDATELDRLISYLINKEDSEGVVLLGHSTGCQDIVYYMRTNAACSRAVRAAILQAPVSDREYKATLPDTASMIDLASNMISEGRESELMPRKANPDAPITAFRYHSLCAYNGEDDLFSSDFSDDQLKQRLGHMSNTPCQVIFSMGDEYVPDYVDKKALVDRLCRAMGGAEKVEIEHGNHSLSNRVAEAVEAIMSFVKREGPSGWDDPWN
- the LOC104102621 gene encoding UPF0613 protein PB24D3.06c isoform X1, whose product is MDLSTSASFSSSSSSSWFSGIVRGRSARVKMSNKNPAAAAGGADSVSGAGPITGKKQFRGVMFKYGPKAIQVAFKTGDYKQQVIFIGGLTDGFLATDYLEPLAIALDKEKWSLVQFLLSSSYSGYGTSSLRKDATELDRLISYLINKEDSEGVVLLGHSTGCQDIVYYMRTNAACSRAVRAAILQAPVSDREYKATLPDTASMIDLASNMISEGRESELMPRKANPDAPITAFRYHSLCAYNGEDDLFSSDFSDDQLKQRLGHMSNTPCQVIFSMGDEYVPDYVDKKALVDRLCRAMGGAEKVEIEHGNHSLSNRVAEAVEAIMSFVKREGPSGWDDPWN